A stretch of the Streptomyces sp. NBC_00078 genome encodes the following:
- a CDS encoding SDR family NAD(P)-dependent oxidoreductase, with product MTVTEDGPAAMDEAVYGPGIDPERLAVCLSVLEELDKLEVDHPDAIAVRRATAGVYRTVKQRRRQERRAAKTAHDKAVTEATATGSAQRIDDETEGILPSSVTEEGQIAGILQRPRSCYTCKTRFVEVDYFYHQLCPDCARLNRDKRDARADLTGKRALLTGGRAKIGMYIALRLLRDGAHTTITTRFPKDAIRRFKAMDDSADWMHRLEVVGIDLRDPAQAVALAEQVAEAGPLDILVNNATQTVRRLASAYAALVDGESAPLPAGALPAHHVIGAFNSGAVHALTGSAALPVGVSGLDAQQVADLALVAGNASVARHLDGTAIDAGGLVPDVVDTNTWVQTIEQISPVELLETQLCNYTAPFILISALRRVMADAAKKASSKRAYVVNVSAMEGVFGRGYKGAGHPNTNAAKAAMNMVTRTSGQEMFQTDGILMTSVDTGWITDERPHYDKLRLAGEGFHAPLDLVDGAARVYDPIVRGEQGEDLYGVFLKDYAPGKW from the coding sequence ATGACGGTGACAGAGGACGGCCCGGCGGCCATGGACGAGGCCGTGTACGGCCCCGGTATCGACCCGGAGCGGCTCGCCGTCTGCCTCAGCGTGCTGGAGGAACTCGACAAGCTGGAAGTCGACCACCCGGACGCGATCGCCGTGCGCCGGGCCACCGCCGGCGTCTACCGCACGGTCAAGCAGCGCCGCCGCCAGGAACGCCGGGCCGCCAAGACCGCCCACGACAAGGCGGTCACGGAGGCCACGGCGACCGGCTCCGCCCAGCGCATCGACGACGAGACCGAGGGCATCCTGCCGTCGTCGGTCACCGAGGAGGGGCAGATCGCGGGGATACTCCAGCGCCCGCGCTCCTGCTACACCTGCAAGACCCGATTCGTCGAGGTCGACTACTTCTACCACCAGCTCTGTCCGGACTGCGCCCGCCTGAACCGCGACAAGCGCGACGCCCGCGCCGACCTCACCGGCAAGCGTGCGCTGCTCACGGGCGGCCGCGCCAAGATCGGCATGTACATCGCGCTGAGGCTGCTGCGCGACGGCGCCCACACGACGATCACCACCCGATTCCCCAAGGACGCCATCCGCCGCTTCAAGGCCATGGACGACTCCGCGGACTGGATGCACCGCCTGGAGGTCGTCGGCATCGACCTGCGCGACCCGGCACAGGCCGTGGCCCTCGCCGAACAGGTCGCCGAGGCCGGCCCCCTCGACATCCTCGTCAACAACGCCACGCAGACCGTACGCCGCCTGGCCTCCGCCTACGCCGCCCTGGTCGACGGGGAGAGCGCTCCGCTGCCCGCCGGGGCACTCCCCGCCCACCACGTCATCGGCGCCTTCAACTCCGGCGCGGTCCACGCCCTGACCGGATCGGCCGCGCTGCCCGTCGGCGTCAGCGGACTCGACGCCCAGCAGGTCGCCGACCTCGCGCTGGTCGCGGGCAACGCCAGCGTCGCGCGGCACCTCGACGGCACCGCCATCGACGCGGGCGGCCTGGTCCCCGACGTCGTCGACACCAACACCTGGGTGCAGACCATCGAGCAGATCTCCCCGGTGGAGCTGCTCGAGACCCAGCTGTGCAACTACACCGCGCCGTTCATCCTGATCAGCGCGCTGCGCCGGGTCATGGCCGACGCGGCGAAGAAGGCGTCCAGCAAGCGTGCCTACGTCGTGAACGTCTCGGCGATGGAGGGCGTCTTCGGCCGCGGCTACAAGGGAGCGGGCCACCCGAACACCAACGCCGCCAAGGCCGCGATGAACATGGTGACCCGGACCAGCGGCCAGGAGATGTTCCAGACCGACGGCATCCTCATGACCTCGGTCGACACCGGCTGGATCACCGACGAGCGCCCCCACTACGACAAGCTGCGCCTGGCCGGGGAGGGCTTCCACGCCCCGCTCGACCTGGTCGACGGGGCCGCACGGGTTTACGATCCGATTGTGCGCGGCGAGCAGGGCGAGGACCTGTACGGCGTCTTCCTCAAGGACTACGCGCCCGGCAAGTGGTGA
- a CDS encoding SDR family oxidoreductase: MTSSYGLKGRAAVVTGATRGIGRAVAGQLAAAGALVCVTARDADEVRCTAEELGGVGLAGSVGDPAHLREVTELALRAFGRIDVVVNNAATNQPYGPLMDADPGAWREAFAINVEAPLRLVQCAWRAWMRDHGGSVVNICTEGAGHVGPHVGAYGTSKAALLHLTQQLAGELAPKVRVNSVSPGLVRTEMARFVWEPGEEQLAAGLPLGRIGEPEDVARAVLWLASDAAQWVTGADLLVDGGTRVRTAHPARGYAVDDRLRSYAPPHS, from the coding sequence ATGACGTCGTCGTACGGACTCAAGGGCAGGGCCGCCGTCGTCACCGGGGCGACGCGCGGGATCGGACGCGCGGTCGCCGGGCAGCTGGCCGCGGCGGGGGCGCTGGTGTGCGTGACCGCCCGGGACGCGGACGAGGTGCGCTGCACGGCCGAGGAGCTGGGGGGCGTGGGTCTGGCCGGCAGCGTCGGTGATCCGGCTCATCTGCGGGAGGTCACGGAGCTGGCCCTGCGCGCGTTCGGCCGGATCGACGTGGTGGTCAACAACGCGGCGACGAACCAGCCGTACGGACCTCTCATGGATGCCGATCCGGGGGCATGGCGGGAGGCGTTCGCGATCAATGTCGAGGCACCGCTGCGGCTCGTGCAGTGCGCGTGGCGGGCGTGGATGCGGGATCACGGCGGCTCCGTCGTCAACATCTGCACGGAGGGCGCCGGGCATGTCGGACCCCACGTCGGCGCCTATGGCACGAGCAAGGCGGCGCTGCTGCACCTGACCCAGCAGCTGGCGGGCGAGCTGGCGCCGAAGGTGCGCGTCAACTCGGTCTCCCCCGGGCTCGTCCGCACCGAGATGGCGCGGTTCGTGTGGGAGCCGGGCGAGGAGCAGCTGGCCGCCGGGCTGCCGCTCGGGCGGATCGGCGAGCCGGAGGACGTCGCGCGGGCCGTGCTGTGGCTGGCCTCGGACGCGGCGCAGTGGGTCACCGGCGCCGATCTGCTGGTGGACGGGGGTACACGCGTCAGGACGGCGCACCCCGCTCGGGGGTACGCCGTCGACGACCGTCTTCGCTCATACGCACCACCTCACTCATGA